GTTTCATGGTTAACCCGTCATTCCAAGTGGACTTCTAGAATAACCCTTCATGGAAAAAGTACTTTTCTAGGTTATTTCGATTCTGAGGAAGAAGCTGCAAGGGCGTACGACAAATCTGCAAAAGATTTGTTTGGAGAGTATGCGCGCTTAAACTTCACAGATTTAGGAGTTATAGAAATCTCGAATGATTTCCAACAACGATTCAATCTCAGTCAAGGGAAATACAACCAAAGGAAACAGAAAAATACTTCATCGAAATATAAAGGAGTCACATGGTTGAAGAAGTATTGTAAATGGCAATCTCAAATCCAAAAGAACGGAAAACATTATTATCTTGGTGTTTTTGAAACCGAGAGCGAAGCGGCGCTTGCCTACAACAAAGTGGCGAAGGAATTGTTCGGCGAATACGCACGACTAAATGAGATTTATGAGGTGGAGTCATGAAAGAAAAAACGATTCTATTTATTTTCTTCGGATCAATCGTAACAGCACTAATACTCGGAAGCATATTTCCGGAAGGGGTGGCGACATGAACCGAAGGCACATTATCAGCGAACGGAAACTTTATGAACTAGAAGATGGCGCTGACATGATGGCGGATCATGGAACTGTTCCAGTGAACGTAAGGGATTTAGAAGAATTAATCAGCGTATATAGGAGGATTAAGTATGGTGAACGACCATCCAGTGATTAGACAAATGGAATCGAAAGGTTACATCGGCACACAGCCATTCATTGTCGGCGAGTGTAGGTACTGTGGATGGGAGATTTCGGATCAGGAAGAAGCTTACGAATCAGATCTTGGAAACCTTATATGTAGCGACAGGAGTTGTTTGGTCGAGCATGCATTGATGGATTTAGAGCAAATCAAATGACCTCTTGTATGAGGGTACAAGAGGTCAGGGGGTCAAACAAAATATATGAGTACCTCTATTTTAGCACACGCCCCCTGCTAAAACAATAGAGGTCACAGGAGGAACGGAAAATGAACAAAATGAACGAATTGAACGCATTTGCAGGCGTTACTGTTGACGGTTTCAAGCATTTGAGAAAATTTGGCGTTATCGCTGTAAGCATGGAGTCGGACGGCGTTGTGGAGATTCAAATGACGGCGGAAGGGATCTCTTCTCTCGGCGTGGATGTAGAGATAGAGGAAATGGCCTACAAAAGCGAACTGTACGAAGTAACCGCCCATTTTGATAGCTTCCGGTTGTTTGCGGTTGCGGATGAGGAAGAACGTCAGAAACTATTTGCGGATAAGGGGGTTGTGGCATGAACGCCCTTTACGAATTAACAGATGGACACGTGGAGATTCAAAGGCAAATATACGACGGCGTGGACGCGGAAGTTTTTACGGACACTCTGCAAGCCATTGAGGAAAGTATAGAAGTGAAAGTAGAAGGATATCACGCAATCATCCAAAACACCAAAGGTGACATTGAAAAAATAAAAACCGAGGAAAAACGGCTCGCGGATCGACGAAAAGCAATGGAAAACAAAGTCGATAAACTGAAACGAAATCTTGAGGAAAACATGACCAAATTAGGCAAAAGAAAAATCACCACACCTTTATTCACGGCATGGATACAGCCAAATACTCCGAGCGTCCGAGTACTTGATGAAAAGTTGATACCAAAAGAATTTTGGAAAGAACAAGATCCGAAATTGGACAAGACTTCATTAGGAAAGGCGCTCAAAAAATCAGATACACCCGGCGCTGAAATAGTACAAACGGAATCTATTAGATTTAGGTAGGGGGTTGAATAAGTGGAGATCGTTAATGCTAGTCAATTGGACAGCAAAGATGAAACCTATCTAATATACAGCCCTCCCGGAATAGGTAAAACGTCAACAGCTAAATACCTTCCGGGGAAAACACTCATTTTAGATATGGATAGGACAACCCGTGTTCTTGAAGGTAATGAAAATATCGATATCGCGTATATCGATAATCAAAACACTTGGAAGGCATGGGGGAAAATCACCAAAGAATTATATGAAATGGATTTATCGCAGTACGAAAACATCTTTTTAGATAATGTTTCTGAAATGGAGCGTTGCATGTTGGGAAATTTAGGGAGAGAGGGGAAAAATGATCGCGTCCCTGAAATGCGGCATTATCAACAGGTTCAGTTTTTCCTTATCGATTCCATTCGTTTTCTTAAATCGCTAGGAAAACGAACCATTATAACCGCATGGGAAACATCGGACGAATGGAAGACACCGGAGGGTCAAGTGTTTTCCCGATCATACCCACAGATTAATGGGAAAATCCTTACGAACTTTATGGGTTTATGTGATGTAGTTGGAAAACTCGTTTACAACGAAGAGACCGAAAATCGCGGATTTTTGTTACAACCGACAAACTCTGTTTTTGCCAAGAATCAATTGGACGATCGGAAATTTTGCTTACAAGAAGAATTGGTGATGCCAAATGCCGTTCAAGCTGTATGACTATCAAAAAACATTAGTTAAAAAAACTAGACAATCATATGCCGATGGCTACAAAGCGCCTTGTGTAGTAGCGCCATGTGGTGCGGGAAAGTCAGTGATTATCAGTGACATTGCTCGCATGACAACCAAAAAAGGAAATCGTGTTTTGTTTCTTGTCCACAGGAGAGAGTTGATAAGTCAAATCGAAGAAACGTTTCTTAAAAATGAAGTTGATTTATCGCTTGTTCAATTCGGGATGGTGCAAACCATATCTCGGAGATTAGAAAAAACACCTAAACCTCAATTAATCATCACAGACGAAAACCATCATGGACTAGCAGGTTCTTACCGTAAAATTTACGACTATTTTTCGGATGTTCCGAGACTGGGTTTTACAGCTACGCCGATCCGCATGAATGGAAGCGGATTAGGTGATGTGAACGACATATTGATTGAAGAAGTTGATGCAAAATGGCTTATCGAAAATCAATATCTATCACCATATAAATATTATGCACCAAAACTTATCGACACAGACAAATTGAAGCTGAACAGCTTACGGGAATTTTCTTCCACATCAGTTGAACAAGCTATGAATGAAAGAAAAATTTATGGTGATGTGATTAATCATTACCGAAAATTAGCAGACGGAGAACAAGCAATAACTTACTGCCATAGTGTAGAAGCTAGCAAAGAAACCGCAGGAGCGTTTAATAATCATGGAATTAAGGCAGCTCATTTAGACGGAAAAACACCAAAAGATGAAAGGGAAAAAATTATACAGAGTTTTCGGGATCGTGAAATTCAAATCCTAGCAAATGTAGACATAATCGGGGAGGGATTCGATGTTCCTGATTGCTCAACAATAATCATGTTAAGGCCAACACAGTCTCTCTCCCTATACATTCAACAAAGCATGAGAGGGATGCGATACAGGCCTGGTAAAACTTCAATCATCATCGATCATGTTGGAAATGTTAATGAGCATGGATTGCCGGATGATGAACGGCATTGGAGCTTAAAAAAGCAACAGAAAGCGAGCGGAGGGGCAGAAAACCCTGTCAAACAATGCGAAAGCTGTTTCATGGCCGTTCCTTCACAAACTCGTGAATGCCCCGGATGTGGACATGAATTTGCGATTGAAGGCGGTGATTACGATCACGATGAATCAGCAGAATTAGAGGAAGTTAAAGAATCTCCGGTCATTACAATAGATTTCCGGGAACCCGAAGACTGTAAAAGCATGAAAGAACTTTATGATTTAGCAAAGAACAGAGGGTATAAGCCGGGGTGGGCTTACTACCAAGCTAAACACTTAGGATTAATTTCATAAAAGGAGCGATATTTAATGGGAGAGTTTAATTTAGATTTTAACGACGTTTACGAAGGTAAAGGACAGATTAAAGACGGCTGGTACGAGGTTATAGTTAACCGGTGCAATGAAGATGCGGCCCCGAACGGGGCAGAATATGCAGAGTTTGATTTAATCATCAGAAACGACATTGATCAATCTCACCAAAACCAACACATTTTTGAGAAGAATTTCAAAGCTAAATCTACCCATAAATATAATATGAAAATATTTAACACTATAGGCAAGGCTTGTCAGCTTGAAAATGGAAAAACGTACAACAGCTTTGATGACTTGCTTAATGATTATGTTGGGAAAACAGCGCTTGTATATGTAAAAAACGAAACATCAGAGTATAACGGAAAAACCTACGAGAATTTAAATGTGAAGATGTGGAATCAATCTAAATTCCCGGATGTTCAACACGTGCCGAAAAGTGGAGGTGAAGGCAGCTCCCCGCAACCTGTGGATATCTCGGATGACGACCTTCCGTTTTAAGGAGAGTTATGAATGTATGAAAATATACCAATTGAATTAAAAGAGTTAAAGCAATGGTGCATTTTTAAAATTGCTGAGCGAAACGGTAAGAAAACCAAAATACCCATTGATGCGAATACGGGCGGTTACGGAAAGTCTAATGATGAAAGCACTTGGAGCAGTTTCGATACTGCTCTGGGTGCAATTAATAAATTTAATTGCGACGGACTTGGGTTTTATTTCAAGAAACCTTATTTCGGTATAGATATTGATGATGTTTCTGGTGATATTGACCGATACCGAAAAGATGACGGAGAAAATAATATTGTTGCCGAATTTGTTGAATTAATGGGTAGTTATGCGGAAGTAAGCCCGAGTGGTACTGGTATCCACATTATTGCGAAAGGAACGTTGCCGGAAGGTGGAAGCAGGAAGAGAAACATTGAAATGTATGCTTCCGGTCGTTTTTTCACAGTGACCGGTAATGAAATCGGCGGTTATCACAAGATTAATGAAGATAACTTAGGCAATGTCGATCGCCTCCATCGTAAATATATAGCAAGCAACGAACCTAAAAAAAAACCAAACATAACAAGCGATTACGGAAATGAACTATCAAAAAACGACATTATCCGCATTGCCGAAAACAGCAAAAATGGCATTCGCTTCAAATTATTTATGTATGGCGGTTGGGATCAATTTTATAACTCATGGTCAGATGCAGATATGGGTTTCGCAAATGACCTTGCCTTTTGGACGAACCGAGACGCGGCTAAAATGGATGATATTTTCCGTGGATCGTCACTTTTTAGAGATAAATGGGATAGTGACCGGGGAGAAAGCACTTACGGACAAGTAACTATAAACAAAGCAATATCAGAATGCACGAATGTATTCACTCCGCAGGATAAAGATGATTCATTCAACCTTTATGTTCTCGACAGTGATAGTAAACCAGTCAAAAAGAAGTATTACAGCTACGATGACACTGGGAACGCAGAACGTTTCACGGACAATTACAGTGATTTAGTTAGGTATAGTTACATCCGAAAAAATTGGTACTTCTATGACGGGAAAATATGGCAGTTGGATCAAGAGGGGAAAGTTAAAAATCTCGTTGATGACATACTTGTGAAAATGACAGACGAACCTCTTTTTACCAGTGATGATGTAGACGAAGAAGATGCTATTAAATTTCGCCAAAAACATATTAAATATTCTCGGGGAAGTAACGGAAAAACAAACATGTTGAAAGAAAGCCAGCACTTGCTACCGATCCAACCGCATGAATTTGATAAAGACACAGATTTATTGAACGTTCAAAACGGTTTTTTGAATCTCCGGACAGGGCAGTTAAACGATCATGACAAAGATAAGTTTTTTACAAAAATCGCTTCCATCGAATATACCGATAAGATTGATTGTCCAATGTGGATGGATTTTTTAAATCAAATTTTCGGCGGCAATAAAGACTTAATTAATTATATGCAACGAGCCGTCGGATATTCCCTTTCCGGATCAACAGAAGAACAACAAATGTTTATCCTGCACGGAAATGGGCGTAACGGTAAGTCGGTATTTCTGGATATTATCACTGAAATGCTAGGAAGTTATACGACGAACATTCAGCCGCAAACAATCATGGTTAAGCAACAGCAAGGCACAGCCAATAGTGACGTGGCAAAACTGGATGGGGCTAGGTTAGTTACCTCTACGGAGCCAAATGATGGTATGAGATTCGATGAAGGGTTAGTAAAACAATTAACCGGAGGCGACAAAGTAACAGCTCGCTTCCTTTATGGTGAAGAATTCGATTTTTATCCGGAATTTAAGCTTTGGATAGCGACCAACCATAAACCAATCATACGCGGCACAGATGATGGTATATGGCGTAGATTAGCCATTGTGCCGTTTACGGTACAAATACCGGAACATCAAGTGGACAAGCAACTAAAAAACAAGCTAAAGCGCGAAATGAAGGCTATCCTTAATTGGGCCGTCGAAGGCTATCAAGAATGGAAGCGAATTGGGCTTAATGAACCCCAAGTTATCAAAGACCAAAGGCAAACATACCGAACTGAGATGGATGTTATCGAATCTTTTATTGAAGATTGCTGCATCCGACGAAACGGCGAGAGAGAGAAAGGATCAGATTTATACAACGTTTATCACGGTTGGGCTAAAGATAACAACCAGTATTTAATGAGCAGCACAAAATTCGGAAAAGAAATGAAGAATAAATTCCAGCATTTTAAAAGTAGCGGCGTTTATTATGCAGGGCTTTCTTTAAAACATCCTGATAATGATCAGGTGATCAGATTGAACCTAAATTAGAATCGTTAAAAAATCTGATAATTATTTGGGAGGGGAACGGGAGACCAGCGGGAGGGTTTTTGGGACACATATAAAATTCTAACTAATTTTGAAACCCCCATTACACCAGCATTTATATTATATTATTTTCTTTTTGGGAGGGTTGGGAGGGTAAAAGTATAAAAGTTAAAACAAATAAAGAAAATAATATAAGGGAGATAGTTTTATAAATAAGTATCCCAACCATATAAAAATATTTATACATGCTACCACTGCAAGGGTTTGACCTGTTTTAAGACCCTCCCAAATACCCTCCCAAAGATAAAAAAGGAGTGATTTCATGAACGGAAACATTTATGAACTATATCAACACGGGAAACTAATCATGAGAGGAAATAAAAGAGATTTATCCGAAAAAACAAAACTGAGCATGAGTACAATCGATAAATATTGTACTCCAGGATATTTAGAGAGTACTAAAAACGAAACGCAAACAAAGGTGATTAAAGTAAACGGTGATCGTGATGCGTGAACAAGATATCCAAAATTCTATCAGGCTAGCGCTGAATCCTTACGCGATTATTTTCCGAAACAATGTCGGCAAGGTAAAGACGGCAGACGGACGTTTCTTCGACACTGGTCTCCCGCGCGGATATTCCGACTTATCAGGATTCCGCAAATCAGACGGAAAAATGATATTTATTGAAGTCAAGACCGATAAAGGGAGATTACGCAAAGATCAAAAACAATTCTTAGAAACTATGAATAACCATCCTGTTATATGTGGTGTAGCTAGAAGTCCGGCAGAAGCTATACAGATTGTTACAGAAAGCGAATGAATATCATCCTATGTCATTAATTTTAAGCCATGACAACCCACTTTGAAACCTGTAACTACTGGCATTACAAGAATAAATAGGAAGCTGGTGAAGCGATGCAAGCGCCAATCAGAATGACGAAAAGCAATCTGAAAGAAGCATACGCCGCAATCCTCGAAAAGGAAAAGGCGGGCTATGAGCAGGTGGGGCATATCGGCAGTTACACGGATATGAACGGGCAGATACATTATGTGATTAAGATGCGGAAAGGAGAGGTCGCAAGTGGAAATTAAAAAACCAGTGCTTACGAAGGAGCAGGCGGAGTGTTTGGATTATTGGGGCAGATGGGATCGCATAAAGGATGAAATGGTTTTGCAACACCTTAGCAAAAAGTGGGGGTCTAAGGAAGATAAATGTCTCAACGACTTGTCAAATAAAGATTTTATAACTGCTGTTTATTACGGATATGAAGTTGAGAAAACGCCGGAAGAAGCAGCCAAACAGTATTATGACTGCCTAAGTAATGGTCAGAGGTTT
The Salicibibacter kimchii DNA segment above includes these coding regions:
- a CDS encoding HNH endonuclease, which encodes MEIELTQGYMSIVDNEDYERVNKFNWHVNARGYATTSTPAYALMHRYILGVDSLGKDVDHINGDRLDNRKENLRVVNNSQNARNRKKVANTTSRYKGVSWLTRHSKWTSRITLHGKSTFLGYFDSEEEAARAYDKSAKDLFGEYARLNFTDLGVIEISNDFQQRFNLSQGKYNQRKQKNTSSKYKGVTWLKKYCKWQSQIQKNGKHYYLGVFETESEAALAYNKVAKELFGEYARLNEIYEVES
- a CDS encoding siphovirus Gp157 family protein, which codes for MNALYELTDGHVEIQRQIYDGVDAEVFTDTLQAIEESIEVKVEGYHAIIQNTKGDIEKIKTEEKRLADRRKAMENKVDKLKRNLEENMTKLGKRKITTPLFTAWIQPNTPSVRVLDEKLIPKEFWKEQDPKLDKTSLGKALKKSDTPGAEIVQTESIRFR
- a CDS encoding AAA family ATPase, which encodes MEIVNASQLDSKDETYLIYSPPGIGKTSTAKYLPGKTLILDMDRTTRVLEGNENIDIAYIDNQNTWKAWGKITKELYEMDLSQYENIFLDNVSEMERCMLGNLGREGKNDRVPEMRHYQQVQFFLIDSIRFLKSLGKRTIITAWETSDEWKTPEGQVFSRSYPQINGKILTNFMGLCDVVGKLVYNEETENRGFLLQPTNSVFAKNQLDDRKFCLQEELVMPNAVQAV
- a CDS encoding DUF669 domain-containing protein — its product is MGEFNLDFNDVYEGKGQIKDGWYEVIVNRCNEDAAPNGAEYAEFDLIIRNDIDQSHQNQHIFEKNFKAKSTHKYNMKIFNTIGKACQLENGKTYNSFDDLLNDYVGKTALVYVKNETSEYNGKTYENLNVKMWNQSKFPDVQHVPKSGGEGSSPQPVDISDDDLPF
- a CDS encoding phage/plasmid primase, P4 family; this translates as MYENIPIELKELKQWCIFKIAERNGKKTKIPIDANTGGYGKSNDESTWSSFDTALGAINKFNCDGLGFYFKKPYFGIDIDDVSGDIDRYRKDDGENNIVAEFVELMGSYAEVSPSGTGIHIIAKGTLPEGGSRKRNIEMYASGRFFTVTGNEIGGYHKINEDNLGNVDRLHRKYIASNEPKKKPNITSDYGNELSKNDIIRIAENSKNGIRFKLFMYGGWDQFYNSWSDADMGFANDLAFWTNRDAAKMDDIFRGSSLFRDKWDSDRGESTYGQVTINKAISECTNVFTPQDKDDSFNLYVLDSDSKPVKKKYYSYDDTGNAERFTDNYSDLVRYSYIRKNWYFYDGKIWQLDQEGKVKNLVDDILVKMTDEPLFTSDDVDEEDAIKFRQKHIKYSRGSNGKTNMLKESQHLLPIQPHEFDKDTDLLNVQNGFLNLRTGQLNDHDKDKFFTKIASIEYTDKIDCPMWMDFLNQIFGGNKDLINYMQRAVGYSLSGSTEEQQMFILHGNGRNGKSVFLDIITEMLGSYTTNIQPQTIMVKQQQGTANSDVAKLDGARLVTSTEPNDGMRFDEGLVKQLTGGDKVTARFLYGEEFDFYPEFKLWIATNHKPIIRGTDDGIWRRLAIVPFTVQIPEHQVDKQLKNKLKREMKAILNWAVEGYQEWKRIGLNEPQVIKDQRQTYRTEMDVIESFIEDCCIRRNGEREKGSDLYNVYHGWAKDNNQYLMSSTKFGKEMKNKFQHFKSSGVYYAGLSLKHPDNDQVIRLNLN
- a CDS encoding VRR-NUC domain-containing protein is translated as MREQDIQNSIRLALNPYAIIFRNNVGKVKTADGRFFDTGLPRGYSDLSGFRKSDGKMIFIEVKTDKGRLRKDQKQFLETMNNHPVICGVARSPAEAIQIVTESE
- a CDS encoding DEAD/DEAH box helicase produces the protein MPFKLYDYQKTLVKKTRQSYADGYKAPCVVAPCGAGKSVIISDIARMTTKKGNRVLFLVHRRELISQIEETFLKNEVDLSLVQFGMVQTISRRLEKTPKPQLIITDENHHGLAGSYRKIYDYFSDVPRLGFTATPIRMNGSGLGDVNDILIEEVDAKWLIENQYLSPYKYYAPKLIDTDKLKLNSLREFSSTSVEQAMNERKIYGDVINHYRKLADGEQAITYCHSVEASKETAGAFNNHGIKAAHLDGKTPKDEREKIIQSFRDREIQILANVDIIGEGFDVPDCSTIIMLRPTQSLSLYIQQSMRGMRYRPGKTSIIIDHVGNVNEHGLPDDERHWSLKKQQKASGGAENPVKQCESCFMAVPSQTRECPGCGHEFAIEGGDYDHDESAELEEVKESPVITIDFREPEDCKSMKELYDLAKNRGYKPGWAYYQAKHLGLIS